In Opitutus sp., one genomic interval encodes:
- a CDS encoding type II secretion system protein: MKTHQKNARVFTLIESLTVLVIIGILTSILIPAVSKAQSRARVNSAVAEINSARTAVLEGAARNGASLPLTEGATDDIGWHPTDFATAGDRNLTENAAIFNGGARLDQMLLSMNPPVLDGLFTSKFAPGTTLPWPATSGRITWDSNTGTWSVTRPVNVVKWTATVSQATSTRMECAKVNTTFVLANGPVAGINFPLDGTTNLPTGRVAFVVYPKTPINDARSLAIELNSMSLMDDVDPSVPVAQTRGRVIYTAPVGGVNTVYVFLAVI; this comes from the coding sequence TTGAAAACACACCAAAAAAACGCCCGAGTTTTCACGCTGATCGAAAGCCTGACGGTTCTCGTCATCATCGGTATCCTCACCTCCATTCTGATCCCGGCCGTTTCCAAAGCGCAGTCCCGCGCCCGTGTCAACTCCGCCGTGGCGGAGATCAATTCCGCCCGTACCGCCGTCCTCGAAGGTGCCGCACGCAATGGCGCCTCCTTGCCGCTGACCGAGGGGGCCACGGACGATATCGGCTGGCATCCTACGGACTTCGCTACAGCCGGCGATCGAAATCTAACTGAAAACGCGGCCATTTTTAATGGTGGTGCCCGCTTGGATCAGATGTTACTGAGTATGAATCCGCCCGTGCTGGACGGTTTATTCACCTCAAAATTTGCTCCTGGCACCACCCTCCCTTGGCCAGCCACCTCGGGTCGCATCACGTGGGACTCCAACACCGGCACTTGGTCAGTTACCAGGCCCGTTAACGTTGTTAAATGGACCGCCACTGTAAGCCAAGCCACCAGCACCCGTATGGAGTGTGCTAAGGTGAACACCACGTTCGTCTTGGCGAACGGTCCGGTGGCCGGCATCAACTTCCCGCTCGACGGCACCACCAACTTGCCCACCGGCAGGGTAGCCTTCGTCGTCTACCCCAAAACGCCTATTAACGACGCCCGTTCACTGGCCATTGAGTTAAACAGCATGTCGTTGATGGATGATGTGGACCCCTCCGTCCCTGTGGCTCAAACCCGTGGTCGCGTGATCTATACCGCGCCCGTGGGTGGTGTGAACACGGTGTACGTCTTCCTCGCTGTAATCTAA
- a CDS encoding prepilin-type N-terminal cleavage/methylation domain-containing protein, translating into MKKYVKKTNTTQGFTLIEILTVLAIIGILTSILIPAVSKAQSRARVTSAVAEINSARTAVVEAAARNGGTLPLTEATTNDIGYAATDFSSAADRTRTGDAASFNAGARLDQMLLSMNPAVLDSVFTSKFAPGTNNAWPATAGRLTWNSISGTWQTTNPTNVANWAATVSQATATRMECSVVDAAFVLANGPANGINFLLDGTTSLPNGRCAFVVYPKTPVNDARSLAYDLNSSSLMDDVNPNVPVAQTRGRVIYAAPVGGVTTVYVFLAVF; encoded by the coding sequence ATGAAAAAATACGTTAAAAAAACTAATACTACTCAGGGTTTCACTCTAATCGAGATCCTGACTGTCCTCGCCATCATTGGTATCCTCACCTCGATCTTGATCCCGGCCGTTTCCAAGGCGCAGTCCCGCGCCCGCGTCACCTCCGCCGTGGCTGAGATCAACTCCGCCCGTACCGCCGTTGTCGAAGCCGCCGCCCGCAACGGGGGCACCTTGCCGCTGACCGAGGCTACCACGAACGATATCGGCTATGCTGCTACGGACTTCTCTTCAGCCGCCGATAGAACAAGGACTGGCGATGCGGCCTCTTTTAATGCTGGTGCCCGCTTGGATCAGATGTTGTTGAGTATGAATCCGGCCGTGCTGGATAGTGTATTCACCTCAAAATTCGCTCCTGGCACCAACAATGCTTGGCCAGCTACCGCTGGTCGCCTCACGTGGAACTCCATCTCGGGCACTTGGCAAACTACCAACCCCACCAACGTGGCTAACTGGGCTGCCACCGTAAGCCAAGCCACCGCCACCCGTATGGAGTGTTCTGTGGTAGATGCAGCGTTCGTCTTGGCGAACGGTCCGGCGAACGGCATCAACTTCCTGCTCGACGGCACCACCTCCCTTCCCAACGGCAGGTGCGCCTTCGTCGTCTATCCCAAAACGCCTGTTAACGACGCCCGTTCTCTGGCCTACGATTTGAACTCCTCGTCGTTGATGGATGATGTGAACCCCAACGTCCCTGTGGCTCAAACCCGTGGTCGCGTGATCTATGCCGCGCCCGTCGGTGGTGTGACCACGGTGTACGTCTTCCTCGCTGTATTCTAA